The following coding sequences lie in one Alicyclobacillus curvatus genomic window:
- a CDS encoding amylo-alpha-1,6-glucosidase produces the protein MEFHVIKENDLFYLSDVDGQLPEADKNSDGYGLFLHDTRVLSEWRWQVLPGYLRRIGSDSAQNFEAAFWYSNTAMTGDGGGLVQDQSVLVKRQQFVSGEHFYEECSFENFSDESLIFHFKYTAAADYADMFDVRGYAEQTIARQIDASAEKKGLVFSYRAVDGLLCRTLVTLDADEEVHVQSAVEDGRGELTFTLQIPAQSVRRWVVTVTPTIALETDGQELKADMAVLDAPITKTSLDGKNQNVLGGVHLQKKRIEASYQEWFNRAPRVTGEEVFERWYQRGLRDLRMLATDIGHGTFPVAGVPWYSVPFGRDSLITALQSLSVNQEMARGTLATMAAFQGTEVNPSRDEQPGKIMHELRPGELTRIGLKPFGPYYGTIDATPLFLNLAADYLAWTGDLEFIRSLEGHVERAFHWLENYGDRDGDGFVEYRREAEGGISNQGWKDSGDSVMHKDGRFAEGSIALCEVQGYVYRAYAKWAEVYRVLGHDDLANAVKQKAEKLQQLFIDKFWIDAENTLALALDGNKERVTPASSNMGQVLWSQILPHDLANRLIDRLLEDDMDSGFGIRTLSTKEVRYNPISYHNGSIWPHDNSIIIAGMALYGRHDAVGRVTEGLLRASEGFALWRLPELYGGLSADAVPAPVPYPVSCSPQAWAAATPMLVLQAILNLQPDVPNEQVYIGPELPSHLTRLSVVGIPIGKGILSLELSRGAKGQTDVIITENTTGLQLRETFKEVDRVSL, from the coding sequence ATGGAGTTTCACGTGATCAAAGAGAATGACCTGTTTTATCTCTCAGATGTGGATGGACAGTTGCCTGAAGCAGACAAAAACAGCGATGGCTATGGACTGTTCTTGCACGATACTCGGGTCCTGTCGGAGTGGAGATGGCAAGTGTTGCCTGGGTACCTTCGTCGTATCGGATCGGATAGCGCACAGAACTTTGAGGCTGCGTTTTGGTATTCGAACACCGCGATGACCGGAGATGGCGGCGGCTTAGTGCAAGACCAGTCGGTGCTTGTCAAACGTCAGCAGTTTGTAAGCGGTGAGCATTTTTACGAGGAGTGCTCATTCGAGAATTTTAGCGATGAGTCATTAATCTTCCATTTTAAGTACACTGCTGCAGCGGACTATGCGGACATGTTTGATGTCCGGGGATACGCAGAACAAACCATTGCTCGGCAGATTGACGCATCGGCGGAAAAAAAGGGTTTAGTATTCTCTTATCGAGCGGTAGATGGACTTTTGTGTCGCACGCTTGTGACGCTCGATGCAGACGAGGAGGTCCATGTACAGTCTGCCGTCGAGGATGGACGTGGCGAGTTGACTTTCACCCTGCAAATCCCTGCCCAAAGCGTGCGGAGATGGGTCGTGACGGTCACGCCGACAATCGCGCTGGAGACTGATGGACAGGAATTGAAAGCTGACATGGCAGTTTTGGATGCACCTATCACCAAGACTTCTCTCGACGGCAAAAACCAAAACGTTTTGGGAGGAGTTCATCTTCAAAAGAAGCGGATTGAAGCCTCATACCAGGAGTGGTTCAATAGGGCCCCTCGCGTCACGGGAGAAGAGGTCTTCGAACGTTGGTATCAGCGCGGGCTAAGGGACCTTCGGATGCTGGCAACGGACATTGGACACGGGACATTTCCGGTTGCGGGCGTCCCGTGGTACTCGGTTCCGTTTGGACGAGACAGCCTCATTACGGCGCTGCAATCTCTGTCTGTCAATCAGGAAATGGCCCGGGGGACCCTCGCCACAATGGCTGCATTCCAGGGAACCGAAGTCAATCCTTCACGAGATGAACAGCCTGGGAAAATCATGCATGAACTTCGACCGGGGGAATTGACGAGAATTGGCCTGAAACCGTTTGGTCCATATTACGGAACCATTGATGCTACGCCGTTGTTCTTAAACCTGGCAGCAGACTACCTGGCGTGGACGGGTGACCTGGAGTTTATTCGCAGTCTCGAGGGCCACGTTGAGCGCGCCTTTCATTGGCTGGAGAATTACGGAGACCGCGACGGGGATGGATTCGTTGAATACAGGCGTGAGGCTGAAGGCGGAATTTCCAACCAAGGGTGGAAGGACTCTGGAGACTCCGTAATGCACAAGGATGGAAGGTTTGCAGAAGGCAGCATCGCCCTGTGTGAGGTCCAAGGATACGTGTACCGGGCTTACGCCAAATGGGCAGAAGTTTACCGTGTACTTGGACATGATGATTTGGCGAATGCGGTCAAACAGAAAGCAGAGAAGCTGCAACAGCTCTTTATCGATAAGTTCTGGATAGATGCAGAAAATACGTTAGCACTCGCGCTAGACGGAAATAAGGAACGCGTGACACCTGCGTCGTCAAACATGGGACAGGTGCTGTGGAGCCAAATCCTTCCGCATGACCTGGCAAACCGGCTGATTGATAGATTGCTTGAAGATGACATGGATAGTGGCTTTGGGATTCGCACGTTATCAACCAAAGAAGTTCGCTACAATCCCATTTCGTACCACAACGGATCCATCTGGCCGCACGATAACTCCATCATCATTGCGGGCATGGCTCTGTACGGGCGCCACGATGCCGTGGGGCGTGTGACAGAGGGACTTCTCAGAGCTAGTGAAGGTTTTGCACTCTGGCGGTTGCCTGAGTTATACGGGGGTCTGAGTGCAGATGCCGTACCAGCGCCCGTACCGTATCCTGTGTCCTGTTCGCCGCAGGCGTGGGCCGCAGCCACCCCGATGCTGGTCTTGCAGGCCATCTTGAATCTGCAACCAGATGTGCCAAACGAGCAGGTGTACATTGGGCCGGAACTGCCGAGTCATTTGACTCGATTATCCGTAGTGGGGATTCCAATTGGTAAGGGCATTCTTTCGCTCGAGTTGTCACGAGGAGCAAAGGGCCAGACGGATGTCATCATCACGGAAAATACGACGGGGCTCCAGCTCAGAGAGACATTCAAGGAGGTGGATAGGGTATCGCTATAA
- a CDS encoding extracellular solute-binding protein — MRKWQKWSSVAATAVMGVGLLAGCGSQSTSNSSTNASAQNLGTASNPVNLTVGIASSGPAETTLVNNQVKAFEKQYPNIHVTVKPFSGNELQDLQAELAAHTAPDIFYVDSSIAQQLESSGAIAPLDNYMKQDNFQTSAYETSLMKAFQWQGKQYGIPKDENSLALESNMTLLNKAGIQTPPKTWSEFETDAAKLKAKGIAPLAFPIDVARYYPFVLNFGGSYYDAASNKVTFTNSANDAGLNFFLKNEREGYLVNPSNLGGTWAGVPFAQGKVAMVAEGAWLIPSMQQTAPNMKYTITDFPTQNGKASNMVYTVAYEMAASSKNPAAAAKLLFFLTGNQAEQMTAKSGLAIPSYVPDQSVFLKSNPSYQAFVDGVKNGTAYQFGPSGNNFVNAINAATQAGVLKNLSPSAVLSQAQSTFQSQNQQ; from the coding sequence ATGAGAAAGTGGCAAAAATGGTCCAGCGTAGCAGCGACAGCGGTCATGGGGGTCGGTCTCCTGGCTGGTTGTGGCTCTCAGAGCACAAGTAATTCCAGCACCAACGCGTCAGCGCAAAACCTAGGGACAGCTTCGAACCCGGTGAATCTGACAGTCGGCATTGCTTCCTCCGGACCTGCGGAAACCACTTTGGTGAACAATCAAGTCAAAGCGTTTGAGAAGCAATACCCGAACATTCACGTGACCGTAAAGCCGTTTTCCGGCAATGAACTCCAAGACTTGCAAGCTGAACTGGCAGCACACACTGCACCGGATATTTTCTATGTCGATTCATCGATTGCCCAACAACTTGAATCTTCCGGAGCGATTGCCCCGCTCGACAATTATATGAAACAGGACAACTTCCAGACGAGTGCTTACGAAACTTCCTTGATGAAGGCGTTCCAGTGGCAAGGAAAGCAGTACGGAATTCCGAAGGATGAGAACAGCCTGGCGCTCGAGTCGAACATGACACTGCTCAACAAGGCAGGCATTCAGACACCGCCAAAGACATGGTCAGAGTTTGAAACGGACGCCGCCAAACTGAAGGCAAAAGGCATTGCGCCACTTGCGTTTCCGATAGACGTCGCGCGCTACTATCCGTTTGTCTTGAACTTCGGCGGTAGTTACTACGACGCAGCCAGTAACAAGGTCACCTTCACGAACTCTGCGAACGATGCAGGCCTAAACTTCTTCCTGAAGAACGAACGCGAAGGATATCTCGTCAATCCGAGTAACCTCGGCGGCACTTGGGCTGGGGTACCATTTGCACAGGGTAAGGTAGCAATGGTTGCTGAAGGTGCGTGGTTAATTCCATCGATGCAGCAAACGGCACCAAACATGAAGTACACCATCACTGACTTCCCAACTCAAAACGGAAAGGCGAGCAACATGGTGTACACGGTTGCTTACGAGATGGCAGCAAGTTCGAAGAATCCAGCAGCGGCTGCAAAACTGTTGTTCTTCTTAACAGGCAATCAAGCGGAGCAAATGACCGCGAAGTCAGGTCTTGCGATTCCGTCTTATGTTCCAGATCAATCCGTGTTCCTAAAGTCCAATCCGTCCTACCAGGCGTTTGTTGACGGTGTGAAAAACGGTACGGCATACCAGTTTGGCCCGTCTGGCAACAATTTTGTGAATGCCATCAATGCAGCAACTCAAGCTGGCGTGTTAAAGAATTTGTCGCCTTCCGCAGTGCTGAGCCAAGCGCAGAGCACGTTCCAGTCCCAGAATCAACAGTAA
- a CDS encoding sugar ABC transporter permease → MKRQRPQTRNRFDQAMAGYLFLLPAIVSLCVFLIGPIFYALYISFFHFSFLDPQNKQFIGVRNYIHLFADPLFLRALWNTTLYAIVVVPVQTAIALFLALIVNNLKGRTFFRIVYYLPTVTSTVATSLMFMFIFEPQGLVNNFLKLFGIHGPNYFNSPTFALPSIMAIAIWSSVGQYMIIYLAGLQDLPAEVYEAAALDGATGWRLLRYITLPLLKRTTFLNVVLSLIGTFQVFDQMDVISQGTGGPLNSTLSVVLDLFNQAMSQNMGYASAIGFVLFVIILLLTFIQKFFFERNDEAGV, encoded by the coding sequence ATGAAACGACAAAGACCTCAAACAAGAAACAGGTTCGATCAGGCGATGGCCGGTTATTTGTTTTTGCTTCCGGCAATTGTATCCCTGTGTGTTTTCCTTATCGGACCGATTTTTTACGCCTTGTACATCAGTTTCTTTCATTTTTCATTCCTTGATCCGCAAAACAAACAGTTTATTGGAGTTCGGAACTACATCCATTTGTTTGCCGATCCGCTTTTCCTGCGAGCCTTATGGAATACAACCCTGTACGCAATTGTGGTTGTACCAGTACAGACGGCGATTGCCCTGTTCTTAGCGCTTATCGTCAACAATCTCAAGGGAAGAACGTTTTTCCGGATTGTTTACTACTTACCAACCGTCACTTCCACGGTGGCCACCAGTTTAATGTTTATGTTTATTTTCGAGCCCCAGGGGTTGGTAAACAACTTCTTGAAACTATTTGGCATTCATGGACCGAACTATTTCAACAGCCCGACATTCGCGCTTCCCTCGATTATGGCCATTGCCATTTGGTCCAGTGTAGGCCAGTACATGATTATTTACCTGGCCGGTTTACAGGACCTTCCCGCAGAAGTTTACGAAGCGGCAGCCTTGGACGGTGCCACTGGCTGGCGCTTGTTGAGATATATTACATTACCGCTGCTCAAGCGAACGACCTTCCTTAATGTGGTTTTATCACTGATTGGGACATTTCAGGTGTTTGACCAAATGGACGTCATTTCACAAGGCACCGGTGGGCCGCTTAACTCCACTTTGTCTGTTGTACTCGACCTGTTTAATCAAGCAATGTCGCAGAATATGGGTTATGCCTCGGCGATTGGCTTTGTCTTGTTTGTCATTATTTTGCTACTCACGTTCATTCAAAAATTCTTTTTTGAACGCAACGACGAGGCGGGGGTGTAA
- a CDS encoding carbohydrate ABC transporter permease — protein sequence MQRRVSPAFYVVAILYSLVSLVPFVWSIYTSFKPTAGVYDTWVPLSKLTLQSYKYLLTSPQVSFMQWLLNSVIVAVIVTIGNLIVNTLAGYAFARFRFPAKGPLFMVFLAVMMIPGQVVLVPMYILLAHLGWINTYQGLTIPFLMSPFMIFLTRQFFLGMPNELEEAAKVDGLGPWGIFFKIFLPLSRPLIATQTIFTFQGNWNSFLWTSLLESSQNMYTLPVGLNNLYGQYNAYWNQVLAGVLLLTIPMIIIFFIFQRQFVQGISTSGIK from the coding sequence ATGCAAAGGAGAGTCTCACCTGCATTTTATGTGGTTGCCATCCTGTATTCGCTGGTTTCGCTGGTGCCTTTTGTGTGGTCAATCTACACCTCCTTCAAACCAACTGCTGGTGTATATGACACCTGGGTTCCGCTTAGTAAGCTGACACTGCAGAGCTACAAGTACCTTTTGACGTCGCCGCAAGTTTCCTTCATGCAGTGGCTGTTAAACAGTGTCATTGTTGCAGTGATTGTGACCATCGGAAACCTGATTGTGAATACGCTCGCTGGCTACGCCTTTGCTCGTTTTCGATTTCCGGCAAAAGGACCACTGTTTATGGTGTTTTTGGCCGTCATGATGATTCCGGGTCAAGTAGTGCTGGTACCCATGTATATTCTGCTTGCGCATCTGGGATGGATTAATACGTATCAAGGATTGACCATCCCGTTCTTGATGAGTCCGTTTATGATTTTCTTGACTCGTCAGTTTTTCCTTGGTATGCCAAATGAGCTTGAAGAGGCGGCAAAAGTTGATGGGCTGGGACCTTGGGGCATCTTCTTCAAAATCTTTCTGCCGCTGTCCCGCCCGCTCATTGCAACACAGACCATCTTTACATTTCAGGGCAACTGGAATTCATTTTTGTGGACGTCGCTTTTGGAGAGCAGCCAGAACATGTACACGCTGCCCGTTGGTCTGAACAATTTATACGGACAGTACAACGCGTACTGGAATCAGGTTTTAGCTGGCGTACTTCTGCTGACGATTCCGATGATTATCATCTTTTTCATTTTCCAGCGACAGTTTGTACAAGGCATTTCCACAAGCGGAATCAAGTGA
- a CDS encoding polysaccharide deacetylase family protein gives MRTSTRLTLLPIISLVSLLSGCATFPIAQPPHQAAPSLPNHSAQPSNSTGQGNLGALTQAIDITRITQTNSEVSFVFNQPIQDVHILSGDAALLVNQEANSITFKRSPSANVVITALVSTRSSVKRVVTLHVPQASGQIAPATNQSTNSTADSLSSSNSTQTLSTSSSQSQSSNTINQASNTSTGGNNTSSGVSTSVASSNAANGTTQSNSSHTTKPVIPVHAGKSAKLIYFGPSTGRRIYITVDDGWQPSQRVLSLMQQQHVPITAFLIQQAAAENLSYWKAFVTAGGVIQDHTVSHPWLTNVSYKTDLSQWQGPLQTFPKWFGQTPTLGRPPYGAVDKNVLVSAHDSGLQAVVMWSAEFNPNKPSAGLETWNGKPLGPGDIVLLHWQPGLYNQIQQVLAICKQQNLVPAPLVLNPS, from the coding sequence TTGCGCACATCGACACGTCTCACACTGTTGCCAATCATCTCGCTCGTGAGTCTCTTGTCCGGCTGTGCTACCTTTCCGATTGCACAGCCTCCCCATCAGGCTGCACCATCTTTACCGAATCATTCTGCTCAACCCAGTAATTCTACAGGGCAAGGGAATTTGGGTGCCCTAACGCAGGCGATTGACATCACGCGCATTACCCAGACGAATTCTGAGGTGTCTTTCGTGTTTAACCAACCGATTCAAGACGTCCATATACTGTCTGGAGATGCAGCCCTGCTCGTGAACCAGGAAGCCAATTCCATCACCTTCAAGCGCAGCCCGTCGGCAAATGTTGTCATCACTGCCCTTGTAAGCACCCGCAGCAGTGTGAAAAGGGTCGTCACGCTCCACGTACCGCAGGCCTCCGGGCAGATTGCGCCAGCGACAAACCAATCCACCAATTCAACGGCAGACTCATTGTCTTCGAGCAATTCCACGCAGACGCTGAGCACGTCATCCTCGCAAAGTCAGTCGTCGAATACAATCAATCAGGCATCAAATACCAGTACCGGTGGAAACAACACGTCGTCCGGAGTAAGCACATCTGTAGCATCATCGAACGCAGCAAACGGGACCACACAGTCAAACTCTAGTCACACTACCAAACCCGTGATTCCGGTTCATGCTGGTAAGTCGGCAAAACTTATCTACTTTGGCCCGTCGACAGGGCGTCGAATTTATATCACGGTGGACGATGGATGGCAGCCAAGTCAGCGTGTTCTAAGCCTCATGCAGCAGCAACACGTGCCAATTACTGCCTTTCTGATTCAACAGGCTGCCGCAGAAAATCTAAGTTATTGGAAGGCATTCGTGACAGCTGGTGGCGTGATTCAAGACCACACAGTCAGTCATCCATGGCTCACCAACGTGTCCTACAAAACAGACCTTAGCCAGTGGCAAGGCCCTCTGCAAACGTTCCCAAAGTGGTTTGGGCAAACACCGACACTCGGACGCCCGCCATACGGTGCAGTGGATAAGAACGTACTGGTGTCAGCCCACGATTCCGGTCTGCAAGCCGTGGTTATGTGGAGTGCTGAATTTAACCCGAACAAACCGTCTGCTGGACTGGAGACCTGGAACGGGAAACCACTTGGCCCTGGAGATATCGTTCTGCTGCATTGGCAACCCGGACTCTACAATCAAATTCAACAGGTTCTTGCAATTTGCAAGCAGCAAAACCTAGTCCCTGCACCGCTTGTCCTGAACCCGTCGTAA
- a CDS encoding GntR family transcriptional regulator, producing the protein MRTSVPLYHHLKSTLLSRIEEGKWSAGELIPSESELADEFHVSRTTVRQAVGDLVSSGYLVRQQGKGTFVATRSTTMATSPLYGFAEELRMHRTDVRVNVLSIELTACPGTVAKRLGILTEPVIHVSRTAHSTDACVFHESSYLLPPTELSSEELAKRPDLFDHIYGFLERHGVKIGLARQTVTAELASDEDLQVLGLAKGDAVLVIRRVTQDITGTPVEFSEVRYPASEYEYQVNLHREER; encoded by the coding sequence ATGAGGACCAGCGTTCCGTTGTATCACCATCTGAAAAGCACACTCCTGAGCCGAATTGAGGAAGGGAAATGGTCAGCTGGAGAGTTGATTCCTTCTGAATCGGAACTGGCAGACGAGTTTCATGTCAGTCGGACAACGGTGCGACAGGCGGTTGGAGATTTAGTGTCGTCGGGATACCTGGTTCGACAACAAGGGAAAGGAACCTTTGTTGCGACGCGCAGTACCACTATGGCAACCTCTCCACTCTATGGATTTGCTGAAGAGTTAAGGATGCATCGCACAGATGTGCGAGTGAACGTACTCTCGATAGAACTGACGGCGTGTCCCGGAACAGTTGCAAAACGACTTGGCATCCTGACGGAACCCGTGATTCACGTTTCCCGCACGGCTCATTCAACCGACGCCTGTGTGTTTCACGAGTCGTCTTATCTCCTACCGCCAACCGAACTTTCGTCCGAGGAATTAGCGAAGAGACCAGACCTCTTCGACCACATATATGGATTCCTGGAACGGCATGGCGTCAAGATTGGTCTCGCGAGGCAAACCGTGACCGCTGAATTGGCCAGTGATGAGGATTTGCAGGTTTTGGGCCTAGCTAAAGGGGATGCTGTCTTGGTTATAAGGCGCGTGACCCAAGATATCACGGGTACACCAGTGGAGTTCTCTGAGGTCCGATATCCCGCCAGTGAGTACGAATACCAGGTCAATCTTCATCGCGAAGAGAGATAA
- a CDS encoding MFS transporter has protein sequence MAALDASIINIALPIMKRDYHTHMVIIEWVSLAYILTLAALIVPFSRLSDMFGRRWMYTMGFSVFIIGSFLCGFAPSLVFMFLSRILQAVGAAMLQANSVSIITAATPSHARGKAIGIQASAQGVGLSLGPLIGGALITLVGWRWIFYVNVPVGIVGTILGILLLPEDVKKAHREKFDFLGAIFLAPTLVALVYILNSGTQANWTSPVVLTSFIVMVVGAIAFYVNERRVSSPMVDLSLFRSKIFSLGNLTGLLSFAVMYAVMFLAPFFLDNVRRLDALTSGIFLTAIPIGMTIFTPISGALADRFGPKRPLVIGMLAATLGSALLAVNAVWYSVPVTLLGLLLVGVGMGVFTPPNNSQVMGSVPTNRLGITGGMLNMSRTLGMGLGVTLGGLSYQLLLRAQGVVGQSRAAVSQMVPAFRDSYLIIAVIALLVSILSAVYAGQRKKDMKTSTETQGFSHVIPK, from the coding sequence ATGGCGGCGCTCGATGCGAGCATTATAAATATTGCGTTGCCGATTATGAAGCGCGATTACCATACCCATATGGTCATTATTGAATGGGTCAGTCTCGCGTACATTCTGACGCTTGCCGCATTGATTGTACCGTTTAGTCGTCTATCGGATATGTTTGGACGTCGATGGATGTACACAATGGGGTTTTCGGTATTTATTATCGGATCATTTCTGTGTGGATTTGCACCGTCACTTGTCTTTATGTTTCTCTCTCGTATCCTGCAAGCAGTGGGCGCGGCCATGCTGCAGGCAAATAGCGTCTCTATCATTACGGCTGCGACCCCGTCTCATGCGCGAGGGAAAGCAATCGGGATTCAGGCGAGCGCCCAAGGTGTTGGCCTCAGTCTCGGGCCCTTAATTGGTGGAGCATTAATCACACTTGTTGGTTGGCGGTGGATTTTCTACGTCAATGTCCCGGTTGGCATCGTCGGCACGATATTAGGAATTTTACTGCTTCCCGAAGACGTCAAGAAAGCTCACCGGGAGAAGTTTGACTTTCTGGGAGCTATATTTTTGGCCCCGACTCTGGTTGCGCTCGTGTACATCTTGAATTCGGGCACCCAGGCCAATTGGACGTCTCCCGTCGTCCTGACAAGCTTCATCGTCATGGTGGTTGGAGCGATAGCATTTTACGTCAATGAACGCAGAGTTTCGTCGCCAATGGTCGATTTATCCCTTTTTCGAAGCAAAATTTTTTCGCTCGGTAATTTGACGGGTCTCCTTTCCTTTGCGGTCATGTATGCTGTCATGTTTCTAGCTCCGTTTTTTCTCGACAATGTGCGAAGACTGGACGCTTTAACCTCCGGAATCTTTTTGACAGCCATTCCGATTGGAATGACGATATTCACGCCTATCTCCGGAGCCCTTGCCGATAGGTTCGGCCCAAAACGTCCGCTCGTCATCGGGATGCTCGCGGCGACGTTGGGAAGCGCCTTGCTCGCCGTAAATGCAGTTTGGTATTCGGTGCCTGTCACACTGCTAGGACTGCTGTTGGTTGGGGTGGGTATGGGTGTCTTTACGCCACCGAATAACAGCCAAGTAATGGGCAGCGTACCTACAAACAGACTCGGCATCACAGGTGGAATGTTGAACATGTCACGGACCCTCGGTATGGGGCTTGGAGTGACACTTGGCGGACTTTCTTATCAGCTCCTTCTGAGAGCACAGGGAGTTGTCGGTCAGAGCCGGGCTGCGGTGAGTCAAATGGTTCCCGCGTTTCGCGACTCGTACCTTATCATCGCTGTGATTGCGCTCTTAGTTTCAATACTGTCAGCCGTATATGCAGGGCAACGAAAAAAAGATATGAAGACATCAACGGAAACTCAGGGCTTTTCGCACGTTATCCCGAAATAA
- a CDS encoding Gfo/Idh/MocA family oxidoreductase, with protein MTIYAGVIGLGIVSNRIIEEFKNHPEISLAAVCDVDEERVQSYVRQHNEVAGFLDYRKLLELNHLQLVYVATPPALHAEIVTVAMQAGKHVLCEKPLANDLDEAAKLVEVAKASGKVNALHFPLQYSSAMHEFEHLVHSGYLGALRRVEVVMQFPQWPRPWQQNAWVGRRKQGGFTLEVGVHFIQSIQRVFGKITDIAGTMTYPEDETASEIAVLATGKIAHESVGNVDVLFNGFSGAGGKERVELNAYGTEGTISLQGWRNLFVGKLGEELTPVEPTHQPRSLMHHVVRAIHGTPAVLCDFQVGYEAQRVLEALRGRA; from the coding sequence GTGACAATTTACGCAGGAGTGATTGGACTAGGTATTGTCTCAAACCGTATTATTGAGGAGTTTAAGAACCACCCAGAAATTTCGCTGGCAGCAGTCTGCGATGTAGATGAGGAACGTGTCCAAAGCTATGTACGCCAGCACAACGAAGTTGCAGGATTTTTGGATTACCGCAAGCTGCTTGAGTTGAATCATCTTCAGCTCGTGTACGTTGCGACCCCACCCGCCCTGCACGCAGAAATTGTCACGGTCGCGATGCAAGCTGGAAAACACGTCCTGTGCGAGAAACCCTTGGCGAACGACCTCGATGAGGCGGCGAAATTAGTGGAGGTTGCCAAAGCCAGCGGTAAAGTCAACGCACTGCACTTCCCGCTCCAGTACAGCTCTGCCATGCATGAGTTTGAACACTTGGTTCATTCGGGATATCTCGGGGCATTGCGCCGGGTAGAGGTTGTCATGCAGTTCCCACAGTGGCCGCGCCCATGGCAGCAAAATGCGTGGGTGGGCAGAAGGAAGCAAGGTGGCTTCACGCTCGAAGTCGGTGTTCATTTCATCCAATCAATACAGCGTGTTTTCGGGAAGATTACTGATATTGCTGGGACCATGACCTACCCTGAGGATGAGACCGCCTCAGAAATTGCCGTACTTGCGACCGGAAAAATCGCGCATGAGAGCGTTGGCAACGTAGACGTGCTCTTTAACGGGTTCAGTGGAGCTGGTGGGAAAGAGCGAGTAGAGCTGAACGCATACGGCACAGAAGGCACCATTTCGCTTCAGGGGTGGAGAAACCTCTTTGTCGGAAAACTCGGGGAAGAACTGACGCCTGTAGAACCGACACACCAGCCGCGCTCCTTGATGCATCATGTGGTACGGGCCATTCATGGAACGCCGGCGGTCTTGTGCGACTTTCAAGTTGGATATGAAGCACAGCGTGTGCTAGAGGCATTGCGAGGACGCGCCTAG
- a CDS encoding PLP-dependent aminotransferase family protein translates to MKRAYANRMDKVRPSAVGELLTLGAQPDIISFGGGYPAPEVFPVDKLNSVFVEVMNQNGPQALQYSTPEGLLQLREKLVSRMCRSGISCELDNLFIIQGGQQGLDLVAKMLIDEGDIIVTESPTFVGALIAFNPYEPVYKTVPMDEDGMNMDALEEILRTNARVKFIYTIPEFQNPTGVTMSLERRMRLIELANKYDVMVLEDSPYREIRFEGEAIAPIKSFDTEGRVIYLGSFSKILSPGLRLGWVVADKEIANKLCLLKTAADTQNSTLNMYLADRFMEKYNMDEHIQSIRVLYKTKKETMIEAIRTYLPQSVTYTNPEGGLFTWLTFPDDVDATTLMRKRLLPEAKVAYVPGATFFPLNEEVNHCRMNYSGASRENIVKGVAALGTILKEYC, encoded by the coding sequence ATGAAAAGGGCATATGCAAATCGCATGGATAAGGTGAGACCGTCCGCAGTCGGGGAACTGCTAACGCTTGGCGCTCAACCTGATATCATTTCATTCGGCGGTGGATATCCGGCCCCCGAAGTGTTTCCAGTTGACAAACTGAATTCAGTGTTTGTCGAGGTAATGAATCAGAATGGACCTCAAGCTCTCCAATATTCGACGCCCGAAGGTCTATTACAACTTAGAGAAAAGCTTGTCTCACGCATGTGCCGAAGTGGGATTTCCTGTGAGTTAGACAATCTGTTTATCATTCAAGGTGGACAGCAAGGGCTCGACTTAGTTGCAAAAATGTTGATTGATGAGGGCGACATCATTGTCACTGAGAGTCCGACGTTCGTAGGAGCTCTGATTGCTTTCAATCCCTATGAACCCGTGTATAAGACGGTTCCCATGGATGAAGACGGAATGAACATGGACGCTCTCGAAGAAATACTACGAACAAATGCCCGAGTAAAATTTATTTACACAATCCCTGAATTTCAAAATCCCACGGGCGTCACAATGAGTTTAGAGCGTCGAATGCGCTTGATAGAGCTGGCGAATAAATATGATGTGATGGTGCTGGAAGACAGCCCATATCGAGAGATCCGTTTTGAAGGCGAAGCCATTGCTCCTATCAAGAGTTTTGATACAGAGGGACGCGTCATTTACCTGGGGAGTTTTTCCAAGATTCTGTCTCCCGGACTTCGGCTCGGCTGGGTGGTTGCGGACAAGGAGATAGCCAACAAGCTCTGTCTGTTGAAAACGGCAGCAGATACCCAAAACAGTACATTGAATATGTACCTGGCAGACAGATTTATGGAAAAATACAATATGGATGAGCATATTCAATCCATTCGTGTCCTCTATAAGACAAAGAAAGAAACGATGATAGAGGCGATTCGCACCTACCTTCCTCAGAGTGTCACCTATACAAACCCCGAAGGCGGACTATTCACGTGGCTGACCTTTCCTGATGACGTCGACGCAACAACATTGATGAGGAAGCGATTGCTGCCAGAGGCGAAGGTTGCCTACGTGCCTGGTGCCACGTTCTTCCCGCTCAATGAAGAAGTCAATCATTGCCGCATGAACTATTCCGGTGCATCGCGGGAGAACATCGTTAAGGGCGTTGCTGCGCTTGGGACAATCCTTAAGGAGTATTGCTAG